GAGCTGCCGAGGGGCCCGTGGCTAGTGATGCCAGAAACCGCAACTTATACTCTTGCTTCGAATGCAAACTCTTCACGTCGAGATGAGTCTTCTCGCCAGCGCCGCGTGCGTCTTGTTGGCCTCGGTCAGCATCGCCGGAGCACTGTCCAGGCTTCTCCATCGAACATTGCGAGCCCGCGAGGTGGTGCCTGCAATACTTCTGGCGCTTCTCGTTGCGTTGCCCTGCTTGCTTTCGTTTCGACTATTCGCCCCGACGGTCTCCTTGGGGAGCATCCTCCCGGGAATTCCGCCATCGACGGCGGCGGACCAGCACGACCACCAACGCAACGACGCTGTCTTGCAGTTCCTCCCCTGGGAGCTCGAGGTCCGTCGGGCGTTTCGACAAGGGCACCTGCCGTTGTGGTCGGACGCGCTCGGAGGAGGGTCCGATCTCTGGTCGAATCTGCAGGCGCAGACGCTGTCGCCGATCGCCTGGCTCGCACGTCCCTTGCCCATCCAGCACTTTCTCCTGGCCGAGGAGATGGCGAAGGTCACTCTCGGCTTCCTCGGGGCGATCGTCCTGGCGACGGTGCTCGGAATCCGCCGACCCTGGAGCCTGTTCGGCGCGGCCTCCTTCGCGTTGGGAGGCGCGGTATCGCCGTGGGTCGTCTTCCCTCACTCGAGCGCAGTCGTCTGGGCCCCTTGGGTCTCCGCAGGAATCGTCGTCCTGACGCGCCGAGCGCATCGTTCGGCCATCGTCGCCACCGCGCTGGCGACAGCCGCCCTGATGCTCGGGGGACACCCCGAGGTCGCGGTCTCCGGGGTCGCTCTCGCGGCGATTCTCGGCGTCTCGCTGCAGCGGCGTCGGCGCGGCCTACTCCGCTCGCTTGCCGCTCCGGCGCTGGCTGGAATTCTCGGCTGTCTGCTGGCCTCCGTGCAGTGGATCCCGCTCGTCGCCACGGCGCAAGGCTCGCAGCGCGCCAACGACCAGCGGCAGGAAACCGTGCAGGCGACGGGATGGTTCGAAGGGGACCATCAACGGTATCTCTCCGGACTTCTTCATCCCCACCCGGATCTCGACGGAGCCGTTTCGCCGAACCCGCTGTCTGGAGCTCGCCCCGGCTGGTCGTACCCGGCCACCGTCTACCTCGGCATCAGCGGCCTCTTCGGACTCTCACTGCTCGCGACGCGGCGCCCTCCCCGGCGGTTCTGGCCGCTCCTTGCTTTCGGTGGGCTCACCCTGCTGGGTCTTGCAGATTTCGCGCCGCTCGAGACGATGCTTCGCTCGACCCCCGGGCTGCGTCTCGTCGAAGACAGTCGATTCGTGCCGGTCGGCTTGCTGGCCCTCTCGGTCTGCTCCGCCTTCGGCCTGCAACAGGTCGTTCGCTTGGAGAGCCGCCGGCGACACGCTCTCGCGCTCGGAGCTACCGCGACGGCGTCGACGCTCGCGGGGCCTCCTGGATTCGTCCTGGCGGGTTGGGCTGGCCTCGCGGCCGCGACCACCCGGCCGGGCCGAGGAAGCCGCGGGTGGATCGCTGTGGTCGCCGTCGTCGACCTCGTCGGTTTCGCCTGGTTCAACCAGCCGCGCGGTCGTCCAGGAGAGTTCTATTCAGGATCCCCTCTCATGGATCGCCTGCAGGCCGAGCAAACCGTGCCCGGCGGCCCCTGGCGTGCGGTCGGTCACGACTTCCTCGCCTACCCGGGGGTGCTCTCGGTCTATCGTGTCGAGGACATTCGTCCGCACAATCCTCTGGCCCCTCAGAACCAGCTCGACGTCCTGGGCGCGGCCTTCGGCTATCGACCGACCTCCAACGCCTATTTCAGTGCGGTCCGCCACCTCGAGCACCCTCTGGCCTGCTTTCTCGGAGTCAGATCGATCCTGACCAACCGCTATCTGCCCGCCATCCCCGGCATGGAGCGTATCGACCACGACGAGTCCCCGCCTTTCGTGCTTCTTCGGAACGCATGCGCGCTCCCCCGCTGGTTCTTCCCGGCCGCGGTCGAGCGTGTCGAGCGGCAGAGGATCCTCGGTTGGATCACTGCCATGCGAGATCCGTGGACCGTGGCGATGGAACCCGACGCCTCGGTACCCATCGAGCTCAATCCGCGCCGAGATCCTGTCCACATCGAGACGACACGGCCGGGCTACGCCCGGCTCGCCTTCGCGCCCGCGCCAGAGGCGAGCCTGCTCGCCAGCTCCATTCCAGCTGCGGCAGGCTGGCGAGCCTTTGCGAACGAGCAGCGACTCGCCACGGTCACGGTCAACGGCGCCTTCCTCGGAGTCGTCGTGCCCCGCGACGTGGATCGCGTCGAGGTTCGATTCGAACCTCCGGGGTTCCGCTGGGGAGCTGCGCTCGCGACGGTCGCCGCAGCCTGCCTCCTGGCGATCGCTTTCGGACGACGCGGAGGTCGCCGTGTCCACGCGGGCTAGTCGGGCAAGCACCGCGGCGACCGCCTTGCTATGGACGCTCGCCTTGGCTCAAGGGATGGCGGTCTGCTGGCAGGTCCTCGTCGTCCGCGATGCCGGTCGGTACGCGCGAACCCACGCCATGCCGCCCGACCAGTGGATTCTCGGAGGAGTCGACGCCGTCGCCTTCGAAGCGCTCCTGGGAGAAGCGACCCGTCGCAGCGCGCCGTCCGCACGACTGCTGCTGGCGCCGCCATCCGATCTCGGTGGAGCCCGGGAACACCTCCTGCTTTGGGCGCTCTATCTCTACCCAACCTTCTCCTGGACGCTGACGACGGAGTCGACGCTGGAACCCGGCTCGGGAGACCTCCTCGTCGCCTGGCGCCGCCCTTTCGACGACCCCAGATTCGAACCGGTATTGATCACTGATTCGGGCGGGCTCTACAGGAGACGCCCGTGAGCCTTCTCGTCGCGCCGGGCCTCGCCCTCTTGCTCGTTCTGATCGGTCGGTCCGTCCACCAGGGGATTGCAGACCTCCCCGACGAGCCTGCGCTTTCGTTCGCCATCGGGCTCCTGTTGCTGCATGTCGGAATGGTCGGGACCTCGCTGCTCGGCATCGGGTGGAGCGCTCTCGCCCCGGTTCTGCCGGCCGGCCTCGCGCTGATTCCGCTTCTCGCCCGCCGGCGCCTCCTCGCGCCGAGGTCCCTCACCAGGAGTCTCGGCTTCGGCGATCTTCTAGCCGCGGCAGCCATCGGTGCCTTCGCCGTCACGGCGCTCGCCGGCTGGAGCACGACGTCCGACTTCATCTACCACTGGGGGCTGAAGGCCAGGCGGTTCGCGCTGACCGACGGAGTGGACTGGGCGTTCCTGTCCCAGCCGGACAACTGGCGCATCCACGTGGACTATCCGACTCTTTGGAACGAAGTGCTGGCCCTCACGATGCGCCTGCAGCAGAGCCTCGAGGAGGGTCCGCTCTTGCTGTGGGGGCCGACGCTTCTCGCGCTCACCGTCGTCGCCGGCAGGGTCGCTCTTACCGCTGCCGGGGCCCGCGGGGCGCGATTTCAGGCGCTTGTGGCGCTCCTCGGTGCCAGCCTCGCGGGCTTCGCCATCCGTCAGCAGATGGCGGGTGCTGCCGATTGGTTCGTCGTGCTCGGGTCGCTCATCGCGGCGCCCGCACTGCTGGCCAGTGCGCCGGATCGATCGAACGACCTGCGTCTAGGGGCCGGAGCCGCACTCGCCGCTGCGGCGAAAGTCGAGGGAGTCGTCGTGGCGGCGCTTTTGGTGGTCGTCTACCTTGCCGGCGACGTTCGTCGCCCCTGGAATGACCGCCTCCGAGGTTGGTCCCTCGCCGCCGTGCCGGCGGCGTTCTCGACGCTCGCCTGGCTACTCCTCAACCACCACTTCGCGCTCCGCGGCATGACGACCTTCGGCGCGCCAGAGCTCGCCCGGGGGCCGGCGATCCTCCGGACCTCACTGTTCGTGGCCAGCCTGGGCTCCTGGCAGGGGATGCCGCTCGTTCTTCTCGGTCTGCCGTGGATTCTGCTGTCGCGCCGGAGCCGCCGCCTCGGCTGGGTTCTCGTCGCCCAGCTTGCGTTCTATGCTCTCGTCTACTTCGCAGCGAAGACCGACCCGACCTACTACATCCTCTCGACCTTGCCACGGCTCCTCGTCAACCTGATCCCGCTCGCCCTGATCGGCCTCGTGGCTTTCCTTAGCGAGCGGCTCGAAGCGCGGACAACTGCCATTCGGCACGAGCCATGACGTCGACATCAGCTCGCGATCGGCTGATCGATCGTCTTCTCGGTGACCGGCTCACATCCCCTGGGCGGGTCAGTCGCTCGATCCACGGCGAGGACGAGATGCTGCTCTTCGCCCTCGAGCTCCACGCCGGCGACGCGCTGGCGGCGCACGGCGAGTACTTCGCCACCGGCCTCGCGGTGCTCGACGAGGTCCGTCAACTCGCCGCCTGGCGTTTCGGCTCCCTGGCCAACGTCGGGCGCTTCCTCGACTTCGCCTGTGGGTTCGGCCGGGTGACGCGCCTGCTGCTGCACGACCTCCCGCCGGAACGAATCTGGGCCTCCGACATCTACGCCGACGCCGTGCGCTTCCAGGCGGAACGACTCGGCGTCCACGCCATCGCCTCGGGAGCAGCGCCGGCGGACTTCCGCTGCGACGAGCGCTTCGACTTCATTCTCGTCAGCTCGCTCTTCTCTCATCTGCCGGCCGGCAGCTTCGAGTCGTGGCTGGAGCGGCTCGCCGCGCGGCTCGAGCCCGGCGGTCTCCTCGCCTTCACCGTGCACGATGCCTCGCTGCTGCCCACCGGGGCCGCTCTCGATC
This genomic window from Holophagales bacterium contains:
- a CDS encoding YfhO family protein, encoding MQTLHVEMSLLASAACVLLASVSIAGALSRLLHRTLRAREVVPAILLALLVALPCLLSFRLFAPTVSLGSILPGIPPSTAADQHDHQRNDAVLQFLPWELEVRRAFRQGHLPLWSDALGGGSDLWSNLQAQTLSPIAWLARPLPIQHFLLAEEMAKVTLGFLGAIVLATVLGIRRPWSLFGAASFALGGAVSPWVVFPHSSAVVWAPWVSAGIVVLTRRAHRSAIVATALATAALMLGGHPEVAVSGVALAAILGVSLQRRRRGLLRSLAAPALAGILGCLLASVQWIPLVATAQGSQRANDQRQETVQATGWFEGDHQRYLSGLLHPHPDLDGAVSPNPLSGARPGWSYPATVYLGISGLFGLSLLATRRPPRRFWPLLAFGGLTLLGLADFAPLETMLRSTPGLRLVEDSRFVPVGLLALSVCSAFGLQQVVRLESRRRHALALGATATASTLAGPPGFVLAGWAGLAAATTRPGRGSRGWIAVVAVVDLVGFAWFNQPRGRPGEFYSGSPLMDRLQAEQTVPGGPWRAVGHDFLAYPGVLSVYRVEDIRPHNPLAPQNQLDVLGAAFGYRPTSNAYFSAVRHLEHPLACFLGVRSILTNRYLPAIPGMERIDHDESPPFVLLRNACALPRWFFPAAVERVERQRILGWITAMRDPWTVAMEPDASVPIELNPRRDPVHIETTRPGYARLAFAPAPEASLLASSIPAAAGWRAFANEQRLATVTVNGAFLGVVVPRDVDRVEVRFEPPGFRWGAALATVAAACLLAIAFGRRGGRRVHAG